The DNA sequence AAAACCcccaatttttttaaattatccattaccccaaaaaaagaagaaaaagaaaaaataatcacAACCTTATCCACAAGTACACGTCGACAGACCCGCTGGATCCAAAGTCTTACGCGTCAAACAATTCCCCCCCCCCTCTAATCACCGCCGGCCCAATCACTCAGAACCGTCCGCCCGCCGGGACCCACATTTTTTATCCTTCAAAACACCCCCGCGTGCCCCCCACGTGACCGCAACAAGACAAATCGGCCGACTCCGCCGTCAAAACACGACCCTCGCGCTTCCGGGGTAATTACGTAAATCCCACGTGGCGTTCTCGGGCCGGAGCACGTGCACGGCACGTGACGGGCTTCCCCAACCCGGGAGATTTTCGCTGTCTTATATAAGAAAGGGAGCGCAGCCCAATCGGAGGTTGTTTTCGTTGACGCCAGTTTTGTACGAATATAGAAGGAACGACGACTAGGATGGTTCAGCTCATGACTCCGAGAAAGGTGACGGTGAAGTTCGACGTCGACGACTCGTCGGAAGACTCCTGGCTTGCTTCGGTTCACAAACGGCCCAAACTCGACTCGTCGTCTCCGCTGCTGGTAATATTTGATTCTGATTTCAAATCATTTCTCTGTAAGTTTCACTTGGTTGATGAGCTGAACCGCGTTTGTGTGGGTTGTGCAGGAGCAGCAGTGGGgttcaggaggaggaggaggaggtgccACGTGTGCGGTGTCGCCGCCGTTGGCGTATGATCCTCTGGAGGAGCCGAGCCCGCTGGGGTTGCAGCTGAGGAAGAGTCCGTCGCTATTGGATTTGATCCAGATGAAGCTGACGCAGCAGAAGGCTGTGAAATTGGCCAACAAGAAGAATCACAAgggagctgctgctgctgctgctgctgcttctggTGGTGGCACGGATAAGCTCAAGGCTATGAACTTTCCGGCTTCGCTTCTGAGGATTGGGACTTGGGAGGTATAAACAACAATTCGTTGTGTATTTTCGGTATTCAATTCGTATGCAGTTGGGATGAAATTTGATGAGTTTAAGTAATGATTTTGTTGTTGCAGTATAAGTCGAAACATGAAGGGGATTTAGTGGCGAAGTGTTACTTTGCGAAGCATAAGCTTGTGTGGGAGGTGCTTGATGGTAGTCTGAAGAACAAGATGGAAATTCAGTGGTCTGATGTTGTGGCGATCAAGGCCAACTACCCGGATGAAGGACAGGCGACGTTGGATGTAGTGGTAATTACTCATTCACGTTATTGTTGTTTTTCTACGAAATTGTTAGGGGGAGAGGTTGGCCAATTGTGATATGCTTCGCTGATTGAAGGCTATGAATATTATGATAGATTGTGTTGTTTCTTGGTGCAGCTTGCTAGACCGCCTCTTTTCTTTAGGGAGACGAATCCGCAACCTAGGAAACATACCTTGTGGCAGGCAACAACGGATTTTACCGGCGGGCAAGCCAGCACAAACAGGTTTATATATCTGACCTTGTAACCTTGTTTCTTTTCAAATGATTTCTCAATGGTTTTTCGTGATGATGTTGGGCAAGTTTTCAACACATCTTTGTAGGCATAATCTCCTCGCTTCTTCTCTTGCCGTAATGAAAGTTTTAGATTTTTGGCTATATTTAGAAATCGAAATGGATATGGTCTCCTCCCAGCCAATGTACAATTAAACTTTGTACATCTTGGAATAACCCTCTTAACGCCTGCCTATGCAAACAGTCTACACTATTCACTAGGCATTTGCTGAAAACAACCGTCTTAATCTGTGAAAGAGATGACGGTTGTTCTTTAAAATACGTGTATAAAAACTACATGCTatggaaaatattttttttttttttttttttgtttgaaggataaaaaaaaaagaaaaaaaaagctgcATGCTACGCACAGTTAGAAAAATGCAAGTGCATATAGATACAATATCCACATGGTGACATGTTCCAAGCATTGCAAACTGGATTGCTTTTATAGAAGTTCACCTTATATAGGGTTAtagggtttgtttgttttgcccAAAAGAGTTGTACAGAGATGGTCTAGTAGGTTGGAACTCATTTATGCATGCTGTTGCTAATTTTTTTTACCTTCTTTATGTTCTAAACTTTTATTCTGATTTGGTCTTTTATTCTGTTCTAGGCGACACTTTCTGCAGTGCCCGCATGGCTTGCTTTTTGGCAAGCATTTTGAAAAGCTTATTCAATGTGATCCTCGTCTCAACTTTTTGAGTCAACAGCCAGAGATTGTGTTAGAATCTCCGTTCTTTGAAGCCAGAGTTTCAGGAACAAGTGACACTGATGAATATAGACGTCAGTTTAGTTCTAAGCTTGAAGATAGACCTATATTTGGGTtgcagggttctgcatcaccttcTGGAACTCATTCGTCCTCATCTAGAAATGAAGATTTTGCTGGCAGAGCTCCTGAAAATTATTCCCGCGAAATTTCTTCGCCTAGCTCAGGTAACTGTATAGGCCTTGAATTGCAATTTATTAAGACAAGTAACTAACTAACATCCATCTTTCTTCATAATGAAGCTCTGATAACATGTCAACTGAGCCTTCATCTTGGTAGACTAATCTTATATGGTTATCCAACTTATATAGTTTAGCTAAAGACTATATTGTTTATTATCATATAACTATGACATATTATTGCGGAGTTAAATTGTAGGCATGTGTTTGTTGTATTTCATGACTAGCAATTTTAGCTGCCTATTACTGTCAGTAATCGATTTTATTCATGGATTTTGCTACTCTGATAATCATGTAGCTGTATGGAGGTGCCGTTATTAATGAAAACGAGCCTTCAAGGTTCCTTAATGGTAGTTTCTGTTCAATATTGGTATATTTTGTTGAATCTTTTTACTTTACTTTAAGCTTGTGGGATCCACAGCAGTATAACATGGCATAAAAACTATATAGTCTTGAATCTTTGATATAAATCTGGAAATCCTGCATTGATATAAATCTTTGATATAAAAACTATATGTCGTCCATGTTTGGCGTTGACCTGGAACATCCAGGAGAGTGCGAGTATTAACAAGTATTGATATGTTCAATATGATGTACAGTGGAGTACTGGTGGCAGGGGAATGTTGTGAATGCTTGTTCTGTTTCTGGCATGCGtttcttttgtattgtttgtgtTTCATCATGTTATATAGGATTATAGCACTGTTAATCTTACATGACTAAAACTATGAAACCACGGTTTTCTATTTGATGTCTCTCAAGTATTGCAGATATTTATGgtttttggtataattttgcTGTGGATGGTGCATTGCCTCTATTCTGGGTCTAAATAGTCTCTTTCTATACAGCAATGGACACCCCTGCAATTGCAGAGAAGGGAAACTTTGGAGCCAGAATCTCAAAGATGCCAAGCAAATTTGATCAAATCAAAGTTCCTGGACTTCGCTCGTCAATGTCAGTGAGCGACTTTGTAAGCCATATTGGTCAATGCATCACGGAAAAGATGTCCGGCACTCCCATGTATGCTGGCAAGGAGCAGCCTAGCAGTGACATTTTAGAGGAGATTACTCAATACTTGTTTAATGACTCGCAACTCAGCTTACCATCTGACGAGCAGTCCCTCATGTCAAGGGTCAACTCCCTTTGTTGCCTTCTGCAGAAGGATCCTACTACTGTACAAAACTTGCATGCTAGAAGTGATGATGGGAGAATGGGTGAAACCAACTCTGCTTCCGCATCAGGCTATCAGAGTAAGATTGGAGAAGGGTTTGCCACACCCAAGATTGAGGTCACTGATATTTCAGACAAGCAACCAGGAATCTCGAGACGGGATTCATTTGGGGAGCTTCTTCTTAATATTCCTAGGATACCATCTCTTCCCcagtttctttttaatttttcataAGATTAAGGTAATCAGAGGAACATAGTGATCACCTACCATCCTAAGCTACTCTTGTGAAAAAgcatagagatatatatatcgCTTACCGTCTGTGAAAGTGT is a window from the Rosa chinensis cultivar Old Blush chromosome 2, RchiOBHm-V2, whole genome shotgun sequence genome containing:
- the LOC112189900 gene encoding uncharacterized protein LOC112189900; this translates as MVQLMTPRKVTVKFDVDDSSEDSWLASVHKRPKLDSSSPLLEQQWGSGGGGGGATCAVSPPLAYDPLEEPSPLGLQLRKSPSLLDLIQMKLTQQKAVKLANKKNHKGAAAAAAAASGGGTDKLKAMNFPASLLRIGTWEYKSKHEGDLVAKCYFAKHKLVWEVLDGSLKNKMEIQWSDVVAIKANYPDEGQATLDVVLARPPLFFRETNPQPRKHTLWQATTDFTGGQASTNRRHFLQCPHGLLFGKHFEKLIQCDPRLNFLSQQPEIVLESPFFEARVSGTSDTDEYRRQFSSKLEDRPIFGLQGSASPSGTHSSSSRNEDFAGRAPENYSREISSPSSAMDTPAIAEKGNFGARISKMPSKFDQIKVPGLRSSMSVSDFVSHIGQCITEKMSGTPMYAGKEQPSSDILEEITQYLFNDSQLSLPSDEQSLMSRVNSLCCLLQKDPTTVQNLHARSDDGRMGETNSASASGYQSKIGEGFATPKIEVTDISDKQPGISRRDSFGELLLNIPRIPSLPQFLFNFS